In the genome of Desulfovibrio inopinatus DSM 10711, one region contains:
- a CDS encoding ATP-binding protein: MFHPSRTQRLFLLTILTVWILLPTLPVSAETSVFRPGQQSHSLLPGIDMLIDPSHRLTVHDMDDPDILRGFKPNTLLRNQFGYNESNFWFRFTLQNQTPNDSSALLLVGRLQHSLVQLYYKDSGGEWRVWNSDHHMLQWRITTLQIPLPPPGGTRSYLLRIHGQEKPLILDLDIISYDGFRRMAFFEMFIFGIYFGALGLVFLVGLTMALSIQRCIFFFFSLYVFSNGLFLAMDIGILPMFMGLLFWQEMLIWQSLFFLMLFSWYFLNLRRYKYIAHIVRGMMALCVILYIASYVTRGAWRPIHELYAIPLISLITACILPYAAIKRYREGFKPALIYLWSWPPLLVGNFLGIAYHEAWVKPYVIAEYSVQAGALLQILLGCYALAGAIRTQREKDQLKLLEIEQETASQLEREVIDRTQELAAANEKLTVNERNYRNVCERANDGIVIVRDRRILYVNPQILNMLKIERHQAIQREFTNFVAPEKREELAERHDIRFHYAGDDTRAPIGKYETILLRSDGSRIEVEINSGLTNYEGAPAILAIVRDITERKRILQELEWAKEEAEHANQAKSIFLATMSHEIRTPLSAIIGLGHLALQTPLTEQQHNYLTKIDRAVNSLLRLLNDILDFSKIEVDKIELEQTNFHVRNTFENLNSIIGVRADEKGLTYSFSVDSSIPTCLFGDAFRIEQVLLNLASNAIKFTDKGSVSISIELLEETETDVTLLCVVRDTGIGMTADQLRHIFDPFQQANAAIARTRGGTGLGLAISKRLVNLMQGDLTASSVVDKGSTFSVTLRFGKCKNEQEIHAALIPNGHVSDLLQGSKLLLVEDSEVNLQVARELLEHVGISVHAARNGQEAVDCVAKEHFDIVLMDMHMPIMDGITATQEIRKRYTSDELPIIAMTANAMHGDQRTCSQAGMNAHIAKPFKPHDLYTLLINNLHKEVPPLHVDNAQDIPPVQHVEPRIEGIESGPALSKLNNSISLYQKILARFVYEHRNSIEKLQQLLRIGDMTTAERLAHTLKGGASIIGAKDVQKHALLLEEALKHDETHQIALLVDNLSAALRQVFVSLDLYLQDDETQAYDENGHTDQTKTLSTDELGLLIIELTQRIEEGEAGLQALITPLKNIAGSPALNEATRLLEKHINDYNFEMAREELNIIARELGFEI; the protein is encoded by the coding sequence ATGTTTCACCCAAGCCGTACACAACGTCTTTTCCTGCTGACAATTCTTACAGTCTGGATACTCCTACCAACTCTCCCGGTTAGTGCGGAAACCTCTGTTTTCCGCCCTGGACAGCAATCCCATTCTCTTTTACCCGGCATTGATATGCTGATAGATCCAAGTCATCGGCTGACTGTCCATGACATGGATGATCCGGACATTCTTCGGGGGTTTAAGCCAAACACATTGTTACGCAATCAATTCGGGTACAACGAAAGCAATTTTTGGTTCCGCTTTACCCTGCAAAACCAAACTCCGAATGACTCTTCCGCGTTACTGTTGGTCGGACGGCTACAGCACAGCCTGGTGCAGCTCTATTATAAAGATTCGGGCGGGGAATGGAGAGTCTGGAACTCGGATCACCACATGCTCCAGTGGAGAATTACTACGCTCCAAATTCCGCTTCCTCCACCAGGGGGAACCCGAAGTTATCTACTGCGTATCCACGGACAAGAAAAACCGTTGATCCTGGATTTAGATATCATTTCATACGATGGTTTTCGTCGTATGGCCTTTTTTGAAATGTTCATATTCGGGATTTATTTTGGAGCGTTGGGGCTTGTTTTCCTCGTCGGATTGACCATGGCTCTCTCCATCCAACGGTGTATCTTCTTTTTCTTCAGCCTCTATGTGTTCAGCAATGGCCTCTTTTTAGCTATGGATATCGGAATTCTGCCCATGTTCATGGGCTTACTATTCTGGCAGGAAATGCTCATTTGGCAGTCGCTGTTCTTTCTCATGCTGTTTTCCTGGTACTTTCTCAACTTGAGACGATATAAATATATCGCACATATCGTCCGCGGCATGATGGCGCTGTGTGTCATTCTGTATATTGCGTCGTATGTAACAAGGGGTGCCTGGCGGCCCATACATGAGTTGTATGCTATACCACTCATTTCATTGATCACGGCTTGTATCCTGCCGTACGCCGCCATAAAGCGATACCGCGAAGGGTTCAAGCCCGCACTGATCTATTTATGGAGTTGGCCTCCGCTGTTGGTGGGGAACTTTTTAGGTATTGCCTACCATGAAGCATGGGTCAAACCCTACGTTATTGCTGAATATAGCGTCCAAGCAGGTGCACTGCTTCAAATCCTGCTCGGGTGCTATGCCCTGGCTGGCGCCATCCGCACCCAACGCGAGAAAGATCAACTAAAATTGCTTGAAATCGAACAAGAAACCGCCTCACAGCTCGAACGCGAAGTAATAGATCGGACGCAGGAACTTGCAGCGGCGAATGAGAAACTCACGGTGAATGAAAGAAATTACCGGAACGTCTGCGAACGAGCCAATGACGGCATTGTCATTGTTCGAGACAGGCGTATTCTCTACGTGAACCCACAGATCCTCAACATGTTGAAAATTGAACGACACCAGGCGATACAGAGGGAGTTCACGAACTTTGTAGCTCCGGAAAAACGTGAGGAATTGGCCGAACGACACGATATTCGCTTCCATTACGCCGGAGATGATACACGAGCCCCTATCGGCAAATACGAAACGATTTTATTACGATCGGACGGCTCTCGCATTGAAGTGGAAATCAATTCCGGATTGACAAATTATGAGGGAGCGCCCGCCATTCTCGCCATTGTTCGAGACATTACAGAACGCAAGCGCATCTTGCAGGAATTGGAGTGGGCCAAAGAAGAAGCTGAACACGCCAACCAAGCCAAAAGTATCTTTCTGGCCACAATGAGCCATGAAATTCGTACACCCTTAAGTGCTATCATTGGTTTGGGACACCTCGCCTTGCAAACCCCTTTAACCGAACAGCAACACAACTATCTCACGAAGATAGACAGAGCCGTCAATTCTCTGCTGCGATTGCTCAATGACATTCTGGATTTCTCCAAGATTGAAGTAGACAAAATTGAACTGGAACAAACCAACTTCCATGTCCGCAACACCTTCGAGAATTTGAACTCCATTATCGGAGTTCGGGCTGATGAAAAGGGACTTACGTATTCATTTTCCGTTGATTCTTCGATTCCCACGTGTCTGTTTGGGGACGCTTTTCGCATTGAACAAGTTTTACTGAACTTGGCCAGTAATGCCATCAAGTTCACCGATAAAGGTTCTGTGTCCATCTCTATAGAACTGCTTGAAGAAACAGAGACCGATGTCACCCTGCTGTGTGTGGTACGCGATACCGGCATCGGCATGACCGCCGACCAGCTTCGACATATCTTTGACCCATTTCAACAAGCCAACGCAGCCATAGCACGAACCCGCGGCGGCACAGGCCTGGGGCTGGCGATCAGCAAACGCTTGGTGAACTTGATGCAAGGGGATCTTACAGCCAGTAGTGTCGTGGATAAGGGAAGTACTTTCAGCGTAACACTTCGATTCGGAAAGTGTAAAAACGAGCAGGAAATCCATGCTGCACTCATTCCGAATGGGCACGTCTCTGACTTGCTCCAAGGATCCAAGCTGCTCCTCGTTGAAGACAGCGAGGTCAATCTCCAAGTTGCTCGCGAATTGCTGGAACACGTCGGCATATCGGTTCATGCAGCCCGAAACGGACAAGAAGCCGTGGACTGCGTCGCCAAAGAGCATTTCGATATTGTCCTTATGGACATGCATATGCCGATCATGGACGGTATCACCGCCACACAAGAAATCCGAAAGCGTTATACTTCCGATGAATTGCCCATCATCGCCATGACGGCCAATGCCATGCACGGAGATCAACGCACGTGTTCACAGGCAGGGATGAATGCCCATATTGCCAAGCCCTTCAAGCCCCACGATCTCTACACATTACTCATCAACAACCTCCATAAAGAAGTGCCTCCTCTGCATGTCGACAATGCGCAAGACATCCCTCCGGTTCAACACGTAGAGCCCCGCATTGAAGGAATAGAGAGTGGTCCTGCTCTGTCCAAGCTCAACAATAGCATCTCGCTTTACCAGAAAATCTTGGCGCGATTTGTGTACGAACATCGCAATTCGATCGAAAAGCTTCAGCAACTCTTGCGAATCGGTGATATGACCACAGCCGAACGCCTTGCTCATACCCTCAAAGGGGGAGCGTCAATCATTGGGGCCAAAGACGTCCAGAAACATGCCTTGCTTCTGGAAGAGGCACTAAAGCACGATGAGACACACCAGATTGCTCTTCTTGTCGATAATCTTTCAGCCGCATTACGCCAGGTCTTTGTCAGTCTCGACCTCTATCTCCAGGATGACGAAACACAAGCATACGACGAAAACGGTCATACCGATCAGACCAAAACATTGTCCACGGATGAACTCGGACTGTTGATCATTGAATTGACGCAACGAATAGAGGAAGGGGAAGCAGGCCTTCAGGCGCTGATCACACCACTAAAAAACATTGCTGGATCGCCAGCACTCAACGAGGCGACACGGCTGTTGGAAAAGCACATCAACGACTATAATTTTGAAATGGCCAGAGAGGAGCTCAACATCATTGCCCGAGAGCTGGGCTTTGAAATTTAA
- a CDS encoding hybrid sensor histidine kinase/response regulator, which produces MKHSATPLVPIRHSLAIQLLTVVLTAYVILVVGMTSAQVAAQYIHVKNEILHELEILETTLKPGLRQALWEMNTPQIRSIMIGAAQLPVMVGTVIEDSSGNVIFRVGTVRDHQSVLDVKEDGTSQKNSSSFTLFHRSFTMHYTRGNQDFEIGRVTLFTSSGVVMNRLRFGVSLLIVSALVRLIIIGGLFLWIFRQILSRPLAKFTQAAQHLSMENLEKANVHIRTKGRNELKVLEEAFNSMVQNLLLSRENLHELNQSLELRVKERTEELSEANTRLRTEIEDRKRTQQALEESESEMRALFASMNDVIMLMDKDGRYLKIVPTSQDLLYRPPKELLGKTVHDVFSPEQADDFHHSIQNSLSKRHIEKMVYSLSLEGKDVWFEGTISPVSHNTVLFVARDITERIIVEKRLHRAKEAAEAANKAKSEFLANMSHEVRTPINAIIGLNHLALQTELSAKQREYLLKIENSAGVLMRLIDDILDFSHIEAYQFELEHHKFSLREIMTQSSEIIASQCKKKGLEFNLAIDESIHDRLTGDVFRLRQVMLNLASNAVKFTQKGSVSLIVTQETETRRHVTLRCCIQDTGIGISEDQRAQLFQPFHQADASFSRAYGGTGLGLVLSKSLVELMDGEITVKSTLGMGSTFIFTTRFEKSDMLEPEMLPNIPIEQFHSVLNGFRVLLVEDNAVNLEVASELLQQVGINVTPARNGNEAVEYATNGTFDAILMDLQMPVMDGLTASLEIRDRLGDTTPPIIAMTANAMPSDRRKCLDAGMNDHISKPIASYALYALLVRWLKPDATFSVSSALPPESDDVLHFPSIEGLDTAQGLRNVNGNTELYKRVLLTTLREHRNVTNTVDHLLMRGDIHSARRLVHSLKSVAGTIGAEKLREASIILEIVLHAGTANSSALLAEWTSEVHRVINALERFTQKSSPVLHDAQEKTSTNVPPNTEELKHLVTELEMLILEGDTAALDIVEKLNLMLQASDVSHDIETLKNLLHEYEFEKARETLLNVMHALKLD; this is translated from the coding sequence ATGAAGCACTCTGCAACACCTTTGGTCCCGATACGGCATTCGCTGGCCATACAACTTTTGACTGTGGTGCTTACCGCATACGTCATTCTTGTGGTTGGCATGACCTCGGCCCAAGTTGCTGCACAATACATCCATGTAAAAAACGAGATTCTGCACGAGTTGGAAATCCTGGAAACAACGCTGAAACCAGGATTGCGTCAGGCTCTCTGGGAGATGAATACACCACAAATCCGATCGATCATGATCGGTGCGGCTCAACTTCCGGTCATGGTCGGTACGGTCATCGAAGACTCATCCGGAAATGTTATTTTCAGAGTTGGTACCGTTCGGGACCACCAGAGTGTTCTTGACGTGAAGGAAGACGGGACATCCCAAAAAAACTCATCGTCTTTCACCCTCTTTCATCGTTCTTTTACCATGCATTACACCCGCGGCAACCAGGATTTTGAAATTGGTCGGGTGACTTTGTTCACCAGCTCGGGCGTCGTGATGAATCGCCTGCGGTTTGGCGTATCTCTTTTAATCGTCAGCGCACTTGTTCGACTGATCATCATAGGAGGATTGTTTCTTTGGATATTTCGACAAATATTGAGTCGCCCCCTGGCAAAATTTACGCAGGCTGCGCAACATTTAAGCATGGAAAATCTGGAAAAAGCCAATGTCCACATCCGAACCAAGGGGAGAAATGAGCTGAAAGTCTTGGAAGAGGCGTTCAATTCCATGGTGCAAAATCTGCTTCTTTCCCGTGAAAATCTTCATGAGCTGAATCAATCCCTTGAGCTGCGTGTGAAAGAGCGCACGGAAGAACTCTCGGAAGCCAATACACGCCTCAGGACAGAAATTGAGGACCGCAAACGGACCCAACAGGCTTTGGAAGAATCGGAATCCGAAATGCGCGCTCTCTTTGCCAGCATGAACGATGTCATCATGCTGATGGATAAGGATGGACGATATTTGAAGATTGTTCCGACGTCTCAGGACCTCTTATACCGTCCCCCCAAAGAACTCCTCGGCAAAACCGTCCATGATGTTTTTTCCCCAGAGCAGGCTGATGATTTTCATCATTCTATTCAAAACAGCTTAAGCAAACGCCACATCGAAAAGATGGTGTACAGCCTTTCTCTTGAAGGAAAGGATGTATGGTTTGAAGGGACGATTTCACCGGTCTCGCACAACACCGTTTTGTTTGTGGCTCGGGATATCACCGAACGCATTATCGTTGAAAAACGTCTGCATAGAGCCAAAGAGGCCGCCGAGGCCGCCAACAAGGCCAAAAGTGAATTTTTAGCGAACATGAGTCATGAAGTTCGCACGCCTATCAATGCCATCATTGGCTTGAACCATTTGGCCCTGCAAACGGAATTATCTGCGAAACAACGTGAATACTTGCTGAAGATTGAGAATTCCGCTGGCGTTCTCATGCGCTTGATTGACGATATCCTCGACTTCTCTCATATCGAAGCATACCAATTCGAATTGGAACATCACAAATTTTCTCTTCGCGAGATCATGACGCAATCCAGTGAAATTATTGCCTCCCAGTGCAAAAAGAAAGGTCTGGAATTTAATCTTGCTATCGATGAATCCATCCACGATCGGCTCACTGGGGATGTCTTCAGACTCCGCCAGGTCATGCTCAATTTGGCTTCCAACGCCGTTAAATTCACACAGAAAGGCTCCGTCTCTCTCATCGTGACGCAAGAAACGGAAACACGGCGTCACGTCACTCTGAGATGTTGCATACAGGACACCGGAATCGGCATCAGTGAAGACCAACGGGCCCAACTCTTTCAGCCCTTTCACCAAGCCGATGCCTCGTTTTCCCGAGCGTACGGTGGCACAGGCCTCGGGCTCGTTCTGAGCAAGAGTCTCGTTGAATTGATGGATGGCGAAATCACGGTCAAGAGCACATTGGGCATGGGAAGCACATTTATTTTCACCACCCGCTTTGAAAAAAGCGACATGCTTGAACCCGAGATGCTTCCCAATATCCCTATAGAGCAATTTCATTCTGTATTGAACGGCTTCCGTGTGTTGCTTGTCGAAGATAATGCCGTCAACCTGGAGGTCGCCAGCGAACTGCTCCAACAGGTCGGCATCAACGTGACGCCGGCCCGCAACGGCAATGAAGCGGTGGAGTACGCCACGAACGGCACATTCGATGCCATTTTGATGGATCTCCAAATGCCGGTTATGGATGGACTGACGGCGTCTTTGGAAATTCGTGACCGGCTAGGCGATACCACCCCTCCCATCATTGCCATGACAGCCAATGCGATGCCTTCCGATCGCAGGAAATGCTTGGATGCCGGTATGAATGATCACATCTCCAAGCCCATTGCGTCGTACGCATTGTATGCACTCTTGGTACGATGGCTCAAACCCGATGCCACATTTTCCGTCTCCTCTGCCCTACCACCGGAATCGGATGATGTTCTACACTTTCCCTCGATAGAGGGTTTGGATACAGCCCAAGGCCTCAGGAACGTCAATGGCAATACCGAGCTGTACAAACGCGTTCTCCTCACCACCCTGCGCGAGCATCGCAACGTGACGAACACGGTAGACCATCTGCTCATGCGCGGAGACATTCACTCCGCTCGCCGTCTCGTCCACTCACTCAAAAGCGTTGCCGGGACTATTGGGGCCGAAAAACTGCGCGAGGCAAGCATCATTCTGGAAATCGTTTTACACGCCGGCACGGCGAATTCCAGTGCGCTCCTTGCGGAATGGACATCGGAAGTTCATCGCGTCATAAACGCTTTAGAACGTTTTACGCAAAAATCTTCCCCCGTGCTTCACGATGCGCAAGAAAAGACATCAACGAATGTCCCGCCGAATACAGAGGAGCTGAAACACCTCGTCACCGAGCTTGAAATGCTCATTCTCGAAGGGGACACCGCTGCACTCGATATTGTTGAAAAACTCAACCTCATGCTGCAGGCATCGGACGTGTCACATGACATCGAGACATTGAAGAATTTGTTGCACGAATATGAATTTGAGAAGGCACGGGAAACCTTGCTCAATGTGATGCATGCACTTAAACTCGACTAA
- a CDS encoding response regulator, producing MPDREHRPKILIVDDEKTNIDVIVGLLNTQYKTVVALNGEQALKRLERPPLPDLILLDIMMPGMDGYEVCRLIKENPTTRHIPVIFITGKSDEQDEAKGFQAGAVDYITKPFSPIIGMARVNTHIELKRRGDMLEKLAGLDGLTGIPNRRRFNEYLEAEWKRAYRHHTPLSLLLLDIDYFKLYNDYYGHLKGDGALKRIAEVLSRTMLRQEDLAARYGGEEFACILPQTRSEGATLLAQKILDDIRELKIPHQLSEVAEHVTVSIGISSPDVTNLPSPHDLVDQADNALYQAKHAGRNRYALFTPNKSD from the coding sequence ATGCCCGACCGCGAACATCGGCCCAAAATACTCATTGTCGATGACGAAAAGACCAATATCGATGTCATCGTCGGCTTGCTGAACACCCAGTACAAAACCGTTGTTGCGCTCAACGGCGAGCAAGCGTTGAAACGCCTTGAACGTCCACCATTACCGGACCTTATTCTTTTGGATATCATGATGCCGGGAATGGACGGGTATGAAGTCTGCCGGCTCATCAAAGAAAATCCCACAACGCGCCATATTCCCGTTATATTTATCACCGGGAAAAGCGACGAACAGGATGAAGCCAAGGGATTTCAAGCCGGGGCTGTGGATTACATCACCAAGCCATTCAGCCCCATTATTGGCATGGCACGCGTCAACACCCATATCGAGCTCAAACGCCGTGGCGACATGCTGGAAAAGCTTGCCGGATTAGATGGTCTGACCGGCATTCCGAATCGTAGACGATTCAATGAATACCTTGAAGCAGAATGGAAACGGGCATATCGCCACCACACCCCATTATCCCTCTTGTTGCTCGATATCGACTACTTCAAACTCTACAACGACTACTACGGCCATTTGAAGGGAGACGGAGCCCTTAAAAGAATTGCCGAAGTTCTTTCAAGAACAATGCTCCGCCAAGAAGATCTCGCAGCCAGATACGGCGGCGAAGAGTTCGCTTGTATCCTTCCTCAAACACGCTCAGAGGGAGCAACTCTTCTCGCGCAAAAAATCCTGGACGACATCCGCGAACTGAAAATTCCTCATCAACTATCAGAAGTTGCTGAACACGTTACCGTCAGCATCGGTATCAGCAGCCCCGACGTGACCAATCTTCCATCCCCTCACGATCTTGTCGATCAAGCCGATAATGCGCTCTATCAGGCAAAACATGCGGGAAGAAACCGATACGCCCTGTTCACTCCGAACAAATCGGATTGA
- a CDS encoding vWA domain-containing protein codes for MKMIKARSDLVLNHPFFASLALRLTLREDTTCRNAWTDGNVLAYNPAYINALPLEKVRGVQCHEVLHCACLHHLRRGDRDTTLWNKACDYAINPLLIEAGVELPSGFLHDAAYEGKSADAIYRHLITRHEENKAGATDGADEDKETTQDIEGSGSSSGGTTQDDDASTSVGQDSDAHADSSSSASGTFSEEGNVAQEHGDGSGLIGEVRDAATNDNGDGDVESSMVEQDETSWRAALAQAVNASREAGDLPAGLERLVADILSPRLCWQELLRQFLDDAARNDFSWVRPNRRYLHAGLYLPGLHSRELSEIAVAVDVSGSITQPDLDAFAAELSAMLEAFESEMTVFTCDAQVTSQERLGRWDLPLNFRAKGGGGTSFRPPFDRLDQDGILPACVVYFTDLNSLGFPEEPPYPVLWVTANKDHTPPPFGEVVIMESSL; via the coding sequence ATGAAAATGATCAAGGCGAGAAGCGATCTCGTGTTGAATCATCCTTTTTTTGCCAGTTTGGCCCTGCGGCTCACCTTGCGTGAAGACACAACATGTCGGAACGCATGGACCGACGGCAACGTCCTGGCCTACAATCCCGCATATATCAATGCGTTGCCGCTGGAGAAGGTGCGCGGGGTGCAATGCCACGAGGTGTTGCATTGTGCCTGCTTGCATCATTTGCGTCGGGGGGATCGCGATACAACGTTATGGAACAAGGCCTGCGATTATGCCATCAATCCGCTACTGATCGAAGCTGGCGTTGAGTTGCCCAGTGGATTCTTGCACGATGCAGCCTACGAGGGGAAAAGCGCCGATGCCATTTATCGTCATCTCATCACCCGTCACGAAGAAAACAAAGCCGGTGCCACGGACGGAGCCGACGAAGACAAAGAGACAACCCAGGACATCGAGGGTTCCGGGAGTTCGTCCGGAGGGACCACCCAGGACGACGACGCCAGCACGTCCGTTGGGCAAGACAGCGATGCGCACGCGGATTCATCCTCCAGTGCTTCAGGCACGTTCAGCGAAGAAGGTAACGTTGCCCAAGAACATGGTGATGGTTCCGGGCTCATCGGTGAAGTGCGCGATGCCGCTACCAATGACAACGGTGATGGTGATGTCGAGAGTTCCATGGTTGAACAGGACGAAACGTCTTGGCGTGCGGCCCTTGCCCAGGCGGTGAACGCATCCCGTGAAGCCGGTGATCTGCCCGCGGGGCTGGAGCGTCTTGTTGCCGATATCCTCAGCCCGCGGTTGTGCTGGCAGGAATTGTTACGGCAATTTCTGGATGATGCGGCACGCAATGATTTTTCTTGGGTGCGGCCCAACAGACGGTATTTGCATGCGGGATTGTACCTCCCCGGACTGCACAGCCGGGAACTGTCTGAGATCGCTGTTGCCGTGGATGTTTCGGGAAGTATTACACAACCGGACCTTGACGCGTTTGCCGCCGAGCTTTCAGCTATGTTGGAAGCGTTCGAGAGCGAGATGACGGTCTTCACCTGTGATGCGCAGGTGACGTCGCAAGAACGGCTTGGGCGGTGGGACCTTCCTTTAAATTTTCGGGCCAAGGGCGGAGGAGGAACGAGTTTTCGTCCTCCGTTCGATCGGTTGGATCAAGACGGTATTCTCCCTGCCTGTGTGGTGTATTTCACGGATTTGAACAGCCTTGGATTTCCCGAGGAACCGCCGTACCCGGTGTTATGGGTGACAGCGAACAAAGACCACACACCGCCTCCCTTCGGGGAGGTTGTGATCATGGAGTCGAGCCTATGA
- a CDS encoding AAA family ATPase codes for MQPSAIEKALGVLLELRQPTFLWGPPGVGKSQVVAQVAARKGLDLVDIRAVLLDPVDLRGVPAFNEAGETVWRPPSFLPKRGQGVLFLDELNTAPPLVQAACYQLILDRRLGEYILPDGWTVIAAGNRESDRAVTHRMPSALANRMVHLDVEPDIDDWLVWAKHNGVDPRIRAFLRFRPKLLHAFDPKANAKAFPTPRSWAFVSHIVSVPSDVNILSALISGAVGQGAAAECMEFLRICDSMPTPNEVMANPETVPLPDDPAVVLALCEAVSREASCATMPDIARFASRLPVEFSVLLMREAAFVEPDIVETEAFKGWACANSDVLV; via the coding sequence ATGCAACCGTCAGCTATAGAGAAGGCTTTGGGAGTCTTGTTGGAACTGCGCCAGCCCACGTTCTTGTGGGGGCCGCCTGGGGTGGGGAAGAGTCAGGTGGTGGCACAGGTCGCGGCTCGTAAGGGGTTGGACCTGGTGGATATTCGCGCCGTCTTACTTGATCCGGTGGATTTGCGTGGCGTGCCGGCATTCAATGAGGCGGGGGAAACCGTGTGGCGGCCGCCGTCGTTTCTCCCCAAGCGCGGGCAGGGCGTGTTGTTTCTCGACGAACTCAACACCGCTCCACCACTTGTTCAAGCGGCCTGCTACCAGCTTATTCTTGATCGTCGCCTCGGGGAGTACATTTTGCCGGATGGGTGGACCGTGATTGCCGCGGGCAATCGTGAATCCGATCGAGCAGTCACGCATCGCATGCCGTCCGCCCTTGCCAACAGAATGGTCCATCTCGACGTGGAACCCGATATTGACGACTGGTTGGTTTGGGCCAAGCATAACGGAGTAGATCCGCGTATCCGTGCGTTTCTGCGTTTTCGTCCGAAGCTGTTGCATGCTTTTGATCCGAAGGCGAATGCAAAGGCGTTTCCGACACCGCGTTCGTGGGCATTTGTTTCTCACATCGTGAGTGTTCCTTCGGATGTGAACATCTTGTCCGCGCTGATTAGCGGCGCGGTCGGGCAGGGGGCCGCCGCCGAGTGCATGGAGTTTTTGCGCATTTGCGATAGCATGCCGACCCCCAACGAAGTGATGGCAAATCCGGAAACGGTTCCTCTTCCCGACGATCCTGCCGTGGTGCTTGCTCTGTGCGAGGCCGTCTCACGGGAAGCCTCCTGCGCGACCATGCCGGATATTGCTCGGTTTGCCTCGCGCTTACCCGTTGAATTCAGTGTGTTGCTGATGCGCGAAGCCGCGTTTGTCGAACCCGACATTGTGGAAACCGAGGCGTTCAAGGGCTGGGCTTGTGCCAATAGCGATGTTCTTGTGTAG
- a CDS encoding Fic family protein — MPQYVWQHRHWPQLTWDSDTLLQPLAHVRKIQGRFLGTIASLDVDEGLRASALAVEEDAMQTAAIEGETLDREGVRSSIALHLGLPYTGLRPADRAVDGLVQVLLDATRNYDDPLTEERLFGWHAALFPTAHSGLQRIRVSAWRNTPMAVVSGPFGKQRVHYEAPPADGLPEDMRQFLTWWTTSRNTLDGIIRAALAHLHFITLHPFDDGNGRLARSLADMALAQDEKTGMRFYSLSAQIMKERHTYYDILERTQKGNGDCTEWLIWFFGSLERAIETTGEVLNTILLKAKFWKCHTEVILNERQKKVLNRLLDAGPGKFEGGLTTKKYMRMTKTSRSTAWREIDDMLHKGLLEALPGGGRSTAYAVVWGTSVG, encoded by the coding sequence ATGCCTCAATATGTCTGGCAACACCGTCATTGGCCGCAATTGACGTGGGATTCTGATACGTTGTTGCAGCCTTTGGCACACGTTCGAAAAATCCAAGGTCGATTTCTCGGAACCATTGCCTCTCTTGATGTTGACGAAGGCTTACGGGCATCGGCGCTTGCCGTTGAGGAAGACGCCATGCAAACAGCGGCAATTGAAGGAGAAACGTTGGACAGAGAAGGCGTTCGCTCGTCTATTGCCCTCCATCTTGGTTTGCCATACACCGGACTACGCCCAGCAGACAGAGCGGTCGACGGGCTTGTCCAAGTGTTGCTTGATGCCACGCGCAATTATGATGATCCACTCACAGAAGAGCGGCTTTTCGGTTGGCATGCAGCCCTTTTTCCAACTGCACATTCCGGCCTTCAACGCATTCGTGTTTCGGCGTGGCGCAACACGCCCATGGCGGTCGTCTCCGGACCATTCGGGAAGCAACGTGTGCATTATGAGGCTCCTCCAGCAGATGGGCTTCCCGAGGACATGCGACAGTTCCTCACCTGGTGGACCACAAGCCGAAACACGCTCGACGGTATCATTCGCGCCGCACTGGCACATCTCCATTTTATTACACTCCACCCCTTCGACGATGGAAATGGTCGATTAGCACGAAGCCTTGCCGATATGGCACTCGCGCAAGATGAAAAGACTGGAATGCGTTTCTACAGTCTCTCCGCCCAAATCATGAAAGAACGTCATACCTATTACGACATCCTGGAGCGTACGCAAAAAGGAAACGGTGATTGCACGGAATGGCTCATCTGGTTTTTCGGCAGTCTGGAACGTGCCATAGAAACCACCGGCGAAGTGCTGAACACCATCTTGCTCAAAGCAAAATTCTGGAAGTGCCACACCGAGGTCATTCTCAACGAACGACAAAAGAAAGTCCTCAACCGCCTCCTCGACGCCGGACCCGGCAAATTCGAAGGCGGCCTGACCACGAAAAAATACATGCGAATGACCAAAACGTCCCGCTCCACTGCCTGGAGAGAAATCGATGATATGCTCCACAAGGGACTGCTCGAAGCATTACCCGGCGGAGGAAGAAGTACGGCCTACGCTGTGGTATGGGGGACTTCGGTCGGGTGA